From one Rhodoferax sp. PAMC 29310 genomic stretch:
- a CDS encoding AMP-binding protein, with protein sequence MPSAHIDTFANDHLPPAGKQPVFVFNLPELQFPAQLNCATELLDRHIDEGRGERLCIQAAGLRWTYADLREKANRIANVLVHDMGLVSGNRVLLHAPNTPMMAACWFAVIKAGGIAVATMPLLRAKELTAIVNKAEITHALCDAHLADEVQKTALQCPVLRQIRHFNYDGPDGLEAAMARQSGAFENVATAADDTCLIAFTSGTTGIPKATLHFHRDVMAICHCWPRHVLRPSADDVFIGSPPLAFTFGLGGLLLFPMSVGASTVLLEKAGPTQLLDGIQTFGATVLFTAPTSYRTLAARGLDIRKTALRRCISAGEALPVSTRTLWREATGIELIDGIGATEMLHIFISADEANARPGATGTVVPGYEARVVDEQGQPVPPGTIGKLAVRGPTGCRYLADERQANYVQDGWNLTGDAYLMDADGYFFYQARTDDMIISAGYNIASPEVEEALMLHPAVAECAVVGEPDAERGYIVKAFVALRAGHEPNESMIKTLQDFVKSTIAPYKYPRAIAFVSALPRTQTGKLQRFKLREFGQ encoded by the coding sequence ATGCCCAGTGCCCACATTGACACCTTTGCCAACGACCATTTGCCCCCAGCCGGGAAACAACCGGTCTTTGTGTTCAATCTGCCGGAGCTGCAGTTTCCGGCGCAATTGAATTGCGCGACCGAACTGCTGGACCGCCACATTGACGAAGGCCGCGGTGAGCGCCTGTGCATTCAGGCTGCGGGTCTGCGCTGGACCTACGCCGACCTGCGCGAGAAGGCCAATCGCATTGCCAACGTGTTGGTTCACGACATGGGTCTTGTCAGCGGCAACCGGGTTTTATTGCACGCCCCCAACACCCCCATGATGGCGGCGTGCTGGTTTGCCGTCATCAAGGCGGGCGGCATCGCGGTGGCCACCATGCCTTTGCTGCGCGCCAAGGAACTCACTGCCATTGTTAACAAGGCAGAAATCACCCATGCGCTGTGTGACGCCCACTTGGCAGACGAGGTTCAGAAAACCGCGCTGCAGTGCCCCGTGTTGCGTCAAATTCGTCACTTCAATTACGACGGCCCTGACGGTCTGGAGGCTGCCATGGCGCGCCAATCCGGTGCGTTTGAGAACGTGGCCACTGCGGCGGACGATACCTGCCTGATTGCCTTCACCTCCGGCACCACCGGCATTCCCAAAGCCACGCTGCACTTTCACCGCGACGTGATGGCCATATGCCACTGTTGGCCCCGCCACGTGCTGCGCCCTTCAGCGGACGATGTTTTCATCGGTAGCCCGCCGCTGGCCTTCACCTTTGGCCTAGGGGGCTTGTTGCTGTTTCCCATGTCAGTGGGTGCCTCCACGGTACTGCTTGAAAAAGCGGGCCCGACACAGCTGCTGGACGGCATTCAGACCTTTGGCGCCACCGTTCTGTTCACGGCGCCTACCTCGTATCGCACGTTGGCGGCGCGGGGACTCGACATTCGAAAAACAGCGCTTCGCCGCTGCATCTCTGCCGGCGAGGCCTTGCCCGTTTCCACCCGAACGTTGTGGCGCGAGGCCACGGGCATTGAGTTGATTGATGGCATCGGCGCCACCGAGATGCTGCACATCTTTATCTCGGCCGACGAGGCCAACGCTCGCCCAGGTGCCACCGGCACAGTGGTGCCGGGCTATGAGGCGCGGGTGGTGGACGAGCAAGGCCAACCCGTGCCGCCCGGCACGATCGGCAAACTGGCGGTTCGCGGACCCACGGGTTGCCGCTATCTGGCCGACGAGCGCCAAGCCAACTACGTGCAGGATGGCTGGAACCTCACGGGTGATGCCTACCTGATGGACGCCGATGGCTACTTTTTCTACCAGGCCCGCACCGATGACATGATTATTTCTGCGGGCTATAACATCGCCTCGCCTGAGGTAGAAGAAGCCCTCATGCTGCACCCGGCCGTGGCCGAATGCGCCGTAGTGGGTGAACCTGACGCAGAGCGCGGTTACATTGTCAAAGCCTTTGTCGCACTGCGCGCAGGGCATGAGCCGAACGAGTCCATGATCAAAACGCTGCAAGACTTTGTGAAAAGCACGATTGCCCCTTACAAATACCCGCGCGCCATTGCCTTTGTCAGCGCATTGCCCCGCACCCAGACCGGCAAGCTGCAGCGTTTCAAGCTGCGCGAGTTCGGTCAATAA
- a CDS encoding acyl-CoA dehydrogenase family protein: protein MSDSHYLNWPFFEPRHGDLARRLDAWAAEHINQTHGDDVDAECKALVRSLGQAGWLQHAIGGTAYGGAGDSIDTRAICLIRETLARHNGLADFAFAMQGLGSGAISLAGTDAQKQHYLPRVARGEAIAAFALSEPDAGSDVGALQCRAEVEGDEVVLNGSKTWISNGGIADFYVVFARTGEAPGPRGISAFIVDADTPGFEVTERIQVIAPHPLATLQFTNCRIPLAQRVGAPAEGFKIAMRTLDVFRTSVAAASLGFARRALDEALHRATTRKMFNQTLADFQLTQAKLAQMATTVDSTALLTYRAAWQRDQGRNVTREAAMAKMSATEGAQQVIDAAVQIWGGLGVVSGQTVERLYREIRSLRIYEGATEVQQLIIARELLRDFPATQAS, encoded by the coding sequence ATGAGCGACTCCCACTACCTCAACTGGCCCTTTTTTGAACCTCGTCACGGCGACCTCGCCCGCCGACTGGATGCTTGGGCTGCGGAACACATCAACCAGACGCACGGCGACGACGTGGACGCCGAATGCAAAGCACTGGTTCGCTCACTCGGCCAAGCCGGCTGGCTGCAACACGCCATCGGCGGGACGGCCTATGGCGGCGCCGGCGACAGCATCGACACCCGCGCCATTTGCCTGATTCGAGAAACATTGGCCCGCCACAACGGCCTGGCCGACTTCGCCTTTGCCATGCAGGGACTGGGGTCAGGCGCCATCAGCCTGGCGGGCACAGACGCGCAAAAGCAGCACTACCTGCCTCGCGTCGCCCGTGGCGAGGCCATTGCCGCGTTTGCATTGAGTGAGCCCGATGCCGGCTCTGACGTGGGCGCCCTGCAGTGCCGGGCCGAGGTTGAGGGCGACGAGGTGGTGCTCAATGGCAGCAAGACCTGGATTTCCAACGGCGGTATTGCCGATTTTTATGTGGTGTTTGCCCGCACTGGCGAGGCGCCAGGCCCGCGCGGCATCAGCGCCTTCATCGTGGACGCCGACACGCCGGGGTTCGAGGTCACCGAGCGGATTCAGGTGATTGCACCGCATCCACTGGCTACCCTGCAGTTCACCAACTGCCGAATTCCCTTGGCCCAGCGTGTGGGCGCGCCCGCCGAGGGTTTCAAAATCGCCATGCGAACGCTGGATGTGTTCCGAACCAGTGTGGCGGCTGCATCGCTTGGCTTTGCCCGTCGCGCGCTGGACGAGGCCCTGCACCGCGCCACCACGCGCAAGATGTTCAATCAAACGTTGGCTGACTTTCAGCTTACCCAGGCCAAGCTGGCCCAGATGGCCACCACCGTGGACAGCACGGCCTTGCTCACCTACCGCGCGGCGTGGCAGCGCGACCAGGGGCGCAATGTGACCCGGGAAGCGGCCATGGCTAAGATGAGCGCCACCGAAGGCGCGCAACAGGTCATTGATGCAGCGGTGCAAATCTGGGGCGGGCTGGGCGTCGTCAGCGGTCAAACGGTCGAGCGGCTTTACCGGGAGATTCGGTCCCTGCGTATTTACGAAGGCGCCACGGAGGTGCAGCAACTCATCATTGCCCGCGAGCTCTTGCGCGATTTCCCCGCGACGCAAGCATCCTGA
- a CDS encoding enoyl-CoA hydratase family protein — protein MNHTPIPPDPALRAGNHKLLAGYPAQHFKWQVEAGVGTVTLNRPERKNPLTFDSYAELRDLFSQLKYAQDVTVVVLTGAGGNFCSGGDVHEIIGPLIDLPAPELLMFTRMTGDLVKAMRACPQPIIAAVDGVCAGAGAILSMASDMRLGTARSKTAFLFNRVGLAGCDMGACAMLPRIIGQGRASEWLYTGRSIGGEEAERSGFFNRLCSPEELEIQVTALARDLAIGPTFANGITKTMLHQEWAMTIEQAIEAEAQAQTICMLTNDYKRAYEAFVAKQKPVFQGN, from the coding sequence ATGAACCACACCCCAATCCCTCCGGACCCCGCTCTGCGGGCGGGAAACCACAAGTTACTGGCAGGCTACCCAGCCCAACATTTTAAATGGCAAGTGGAAGCAGGCGTAGGCACGGTCACGCTGAACCGCCCGGAGCGTAAAAACCCGCTCACTTTTGACTCTTATGCCGAATTGCGCGACTTGTTCAGCCAGCTCAAATACGCCCAGGATGTGACAGTGGTGGTTCTCACTGGGGCGGGCGGCAATTTCTGCTCTGGCGGGGACGTGCATGAAATCATCGGCCCGCTGATCGATTTGCCAGCCCCGGAGCTGCTGATGTTCACTCGCATGACCGGTGATCTGGTGAAAGCCATGCGCGCCTGTCCGCAGCCCATCATTGCGGCAGTGGATGGGGTATGCGCCGGCGCCGGTGCCATTCTCTCCATGGCGTCCGATATGCGCTTGGGCACGGCCCGCAGCAAAACCGCCTTTTTGTTCAACCGAGTTGGATTGGCCGGCTGCGACATGGGTGCCTGCGCCATGCTGCCGCGCATCATTGGCCAGGGGCGCGCCAGTGAGTGGCTGTACACCGGGCGCTCGATTGGGGGCGAAGAGGCCGAGCGTAGTGGCTTTTTCAACCGCCTTTGCAGCCCGGAAGAGTTGGAAATACAAGTCACCGCGCTGGCTCGTGACCTAGCCATTGGCCCCACCTTTGCCAACGGCATCACCAAAACCATGTTGCACCAAGAGTGGGCCATGACGATTGAGCAAGCGATCGAGGCCGAAGCCCAGGCGCAAACCATTTGCATGCTGACCAACGACTACAAACGAGCCTATGAGGCCTTTGTGGCCAAACAAAAACCTGTCTTCCAAGGCAACTGA
- a CDS encoding MarR family winged helix-turn-helix transcriptional regulator, with product MTSKTDPSRTLLTDADELGHEARSELGDHAALKLWLRLLASTTQIEDEIRRRLRNRFDTSLPRFDYMAQLYRQPDGLKMKDLSRYLMVTGGNVTGVTDELVRDGFVTRENSPADRRAWIVRLTEQGRKTFETMAQAHEQWILELFSGLDPSTVQQLYSQLGALRVHVVRVQEQTNKDNR from the coding sequence ATGACCAGCAAAACCGACCCCAGCCGAACCCTGCTCACCGACGCGGACGAACTGGGCCACGAGGCCCGCTCGGAACTGGGCGACCACGCTGCCTTGAAGCTGTGGCTGCGCCTGCTGGCCAGCACGACCCAAATCGAGGATGAAATCCGGCGCCGCTTGCGCAACCGATTCGACACCTCTTTGCCTCGCTTTGACTACATGGCGCAGCTGTACCGCCAGCCCGACGGCCTGAAGATGAAGGACCTGTCTCGCTACCTGATGGTGACCGGCGGCAATGTGACCGGTGTCACCGATGAATTGGTGCGAGATGGATTTGTTACTCGGGAGAACAGTCCGGCTGACCGGCGTGCCTGGATCGTCCGTTTGACCGAACAAGGTCGAAAAACCTTTGAGACCATGGCCCAGGCGCACGAACAGTGGATTCTTGAACTCTTCTCGGGCCTGGACCCCAGCACCGTCCAGCAGCTCTACAGCCAACTCGGCGCCCTGCGTGTGCACGTGGTGCGCGTGCAAGAACAAACCAACAAGGACAACCGATGA
- a CDS encoding SDR family NAD(P)-dependent oxidoreductase → MPTPLTHPLAGRHALVTGGGSGIGAAVARQLVAAGAKVTVMGRRQDVLDALVATLPDQFHAVVADVADATQVTAAFASARNRFGPVQILINNAGQATSAPILKTDEALWQQMLAVNLTGTFLCSQAALPDMLQAGWGRVVNMASTAGLTGYAYVSAYCAAKHGVIGLTRALALEVAKKGITVNAVCPGYTDTDLLSDSIDNVMQKTGRSSVAARAGFAAGNPQGQLVQPLEVADTVLWLCGTGASAVTGQSIPVCGGEIMS, encoded by the coding sequence ATGCCCACGCCCCTGACTCACCCATTGGCGGGTCGCCACGCGCTGGTCACCGGGGGTGGCAGCGGCATTGGCGCCGCTGTTGCCCGCCAACTCGTGGCTGCGGGCGCCAAAGTGACCGTGATGGGGCGACGGCAAGACGTGCTTGATGCACTGGTGGCCACCTTGCCTGACCAGTTTCACGCCGTGGTGGCCGATGTGGCGGACGCGACACAGGTGACCGCTGCATTTGCCAGTGCCCGCAACCGGTTTGGACCCGTGCAGATCTTGATCAACAACGCCGGCCAAGCGACCAGTGCGCCAATCCTGAAGACCGACGAAGCCCTGTGGCAGCAGATGCTGGCCGTCAACCTCACCGGCACCTTTCTGTGCAGCCAGGCCGCACTGCCTGACATGTTGCAGGCCGGATGGGGTCGTGTGGTGAATATGGCCAGCACCGCCGGTCTGACCGGCTACGCTTATGTAAGCGCCTACTGCGCCGCCAAGCACGGCGTCATCGGCCTGACGCGGGCGCTGGCGCTAGAGGTGGCGAAGAAGGGCATCACAGTCAACGCAGTGTGCCCCGGCTACACCGACACCGATTTGCTGAGCGACAGCATCGACAACGTCATGCAGAAAACCGGCCGCAGCTCCGTCGCGGCGCGCGCCGGGTTTGCGGCGGGCAACCCCCAAGGCCAGTTGGTGCAGCCCTTGGAGGTCGCCGACACCGTGCTTTGGCTGTGCGGCACGGGCGCCTCTGCCGTCACCGGCCAATCCATTCCCGTTTGCGGCGGAGAGATCATGTCATGA
- a CDS encoding bifunctional salicylyl-CoA 5-hydroxylase/oxidoreductase, with amino-acid sequence MKIVCIGGGPSGLYFALLMKQNNPAHDITVVERNKPYDTFGWGVVFSDATMDNMQAQDPVTAAEIRQAFNHWDDIELMFKGDVIRSGGHGFVGIGRKKLLNILQVRCEALGVKLMFETDAESDAQYPDADLIIASDGINSRIRSQHAEVFKPEITVRPNRFIWLGTHKLYDAFTFLFEKTEHGWFQAHVYKFDENTTTFIVECTEETWLAHGLDQADQDQSIAFCEQVFAANLKGAALMTNARHLRGSAWLNFQSVKCAQWSFFNGNSHVVLMGDAVHTAHFAIGSGTKLAIEDAIELARQFTTLGDTPDQILAVLTRYQALRHVDVLRLQNAAWNAMEWFEVCGMRYCDQLEPPQFMYSMLTRSQRISHENLRLRDSVWLGNFERWFAKRAGVAVANDQAAPPPMFTPYTVRGLTLKNRVVVSPMAQYSAVDGVAGDYHLVHLGARALGGAALVFAEMTCVSAEARITPGCPGLYAPEHTVAWKRIVDWVHSHSDAKFAMQLGHAGAKASTRLAWEGMDQPLVSGNWPVVSASQQQYLAGVSQTAREMSRAEMVEVKAQFVASAQAAAEIGVEWLELHCAHGYLLSSFISPLTNQRTDEFGGDLSNRLRYPLEVFSAVRAVWPTERPMSVRISAHDWVEGGITPADAVEVARAFKAAGADLIDCSSGQVSKQEKPVYGRMFQTPFADRIRQEAGIPTIAVGAISEADHVNSIIASGRADLCAVARPHLANPAWTLTEAAKIGYTPMPWPKPYVSGKAQMEANFQREKAQAALAASSPARSVEA; translated from the coding sequence ATGAAGATTGTCTGTATTGGCGGCGGCCCCTCTGGCTTGTACTTTGCGCTTCTGATGAAGCAAAACAACCCCGCCCACGACATTACCGTGGTCGAGCGCAATAAGCCTTATGACACCTTCGGCTGGGGCGTGGTCTTCTCGGATGCGACGATGGACAACATGCAGGCGCAAGATCCGGTGACAGCAGCCGAGATTCGCCAGGCCTTCAACCACTGGGATGACATTGAACTGATGTTCAAGGGCGACGTGATTCGCTCGGGTGGTCATGGCTTTGTGGGAATTGGTCGCAAAAAGCTGCTCAACATCCTTCAGGTGCGTTGCGAAGCGCTGGGTGTCAAACTGATGTTTGAGACCGATGCCGAGTCTGACGCGCAGTACCCGGACGCTGATTTGATCATTGCCAGCGACGGTATCAACTCTCGCATTCGCAGCCAGCACGCTGAGGTGTTCAAACCCGAGATCACCGTGCGCCCCAACCGATTCATCTGGCTGGGCACCCACAAGCTGTATGACGCCTTCACCTTTCTCTTCGAGAAAACAGAGCACGGCTGGTTTCAGGCCCATGTGTACAAATTTGACGAAAACACCACCACCTTTATTGTCGAATGCACCGAGGAAACCTGGCTGGCACACGGGCTGGATCAAGCCGATCAGGACCAGTCCATCGCCTTTTGCGAACAGGTGTTTGCCGCCAACCTGAAAGGTGCCGCCCTGATGACCAACGCCCGCCACCTGCGCGGCTCGGCGTGGCTGAATTTTCAGAGCGTCAAATGCGCACAATGGTCATTTTTCAACGGCAACAGCCATGTGGTGCTGATGGGCGATGCGGTGCACACCGCACATTTCGCCATTGGCTCAGGCACCAAACTCGCCATTGAAGACGCCATTGAGCTGGCACGGCAATTTACAACGCTCGGCGACACCCCTGACCAAATCCTGGCCGTACTGACGCGATACCAAGCCTTGCGCCATGTCGATGTGTTGCGCCTGCAAAACGCCGCCTGGAACGCCATGGAGTGGTTTGAAGTGTGCGGCATGCGCTACTGCGATCAGTTGGAGCCACCACAATTCATGTACTCGATGCTGACCCGCAGCCAGCGCATCAGCCACGAAAACCTACGGCTGCGAGATAGCGTCTGGTTGGGCAACTTCGAACGCTGGTTTGCAAAGCGCGCCGGTGTTGCTGTTGCCAACGACCAAGCGGCCCCACCGCCCATGTTCACACCCTACACGGTGCGCGGCCTCACGCTCAAAAACCGAGTGGTAGTTTCCCCCATGGCGCAATACTCCGCCGTGGACGGTGTGGCCGGTGACTACCACCTCGTGCACCTGGGTGCCCGCGCGCTGGGTGGCGCCGCCCTGGTGTTCGCCGAGATGACCTGCGTCAGCGCCGAGGCCCGCATCACCCCTGGGTGTCCTGGGCTTTATGCGCCGGAGCACACGGTAGCCTGGAAGCGCATTGTTGACTGGGTCCACTCCCACAGTGACGCCAAATTCGCCATGCAACTTGGTCATGCGGGTGCCAAAGCATCCACCCGGCTGGCTTGGGAAGGCATGGACCAACCGCTGGTGTCCGGCAACTGGCCTGTCGTTTCCGCGTCGCAGCAGCAGTACCTCGCGGGCGTCAGCCAGACCGCCCGTGAAATGAGCCGCGCAGAGATGGTCGAGGTCAAAGCCCAGTTTGTCGCCAGCGCGCAAGCCGCCGCCGAGATTGGCGTGGAATGGCTGGAGTTGCACTGCGCGCACGGCTACCTGTTGTCCAGCTTTATCTCGCCTCTGACCAACCAGCGTACTGACGAGTTTGGCGGTGATTTGAGCAACCGCCTGCGATATCCATTGGAGGTGTTTTCCGCGGTCCGCGCAGTGTGGCCGACCGAGCGGCCTATGTCGGTGCGCATTTCCGCCCATGACTGGGTGGAAGGCGGCATCACCCCGGCAGACGCCGTTGAAGTGGCCCGCGCCTTCAAAGCCGCCGGCGCCGACCTGATCGACTGTTCATCGGGTCAGGTCAGCAAACAAGAAAAGCCAGTGTATGGGCGCATGTTTCAAACTCCATTTGCCGACCGCATTCGCCAGGAAGCGGGTATCCCCACCATTGCGGTGGGCGCCATCAGCGAAGCCGATCATGTGAACAGCATCATTGCATCCGGCCGGGCCGACTTGTGCGCCGTGGCCCGCCCCCACCTGGCCAACCCGGCCTGGACTTTGACAGAGGCCGCCAAAATTGGTTATACCCCCATGCCCTGGCCCAAACCCTATGTCTCGGGCAAAGCGCAGATGGAGGCCAATTTCCAGCGGGAGAAGGCGCAAGCCGCCCTGGCCGCCTCATCACCCGCCCGGTCGGTGGAAGCGTGA
- the dbpA gene encoding ATP-dependent RNA helicase DbpA, producing MSTIEQKTATAAPDASARFDKLPLSPAMLENLTQLGYLAMTPIQAASLPTALAGKDLIAQAKTGSGKTAAFALSLLTNLNPRRFAVQALVLCPTRELADQVTIEIRRLARAEENIKVVTLCGGVALRGQRASLEHGAHIVVGTPGRIMDHLQREYLNLDALNTLVLDEADRMLDMGFVDDITTVTKQCPKERQTLLFSATYPEGIEKLAKQFMRDPVQVKVESLHTESLIEQRFYEVTRHTRLATVAQLLNHFRPISTLAFCNTKQQCKDLVTYLQEQGFNALALYGELEQRERDQVLAQFANRSCSVLVATDVASRGLDINQLEAVINVDITPDAEVHVHRIGRTGRAGESGLALSLASMNEMGFVGKIEQYQNSPSTWHKVEDLLPTGEGPLLPPMVTLQILGGRKEKIRPGDVLGALTADAGYTREQIGKINVTEFTTFVAVNRDIALQAMQKLNGGKVKGKSVKVRLL from the coding sequence ATGAGTACCATTGAACAAAAGACGGCCACCGCCGCCCCCGACGCCAGCGCCCGCTTCGACAAGCTGCCGCTGAGCCCTGCCATGCTGGAGAACCTGACACAACTGGGTTACCTGGCCATGACCCCGATTCAGGCCGCCAGCCTGCCCACCGCCCTGGCGGGAAAAGACTTGATTGCGCAAGCCAAAACCGGCAGCGGCAAAACCGCCGCCTTCGCCCTAAGCCTGCTCACCAACCTGAACCCGCGCCGCTTCGCGGTCCAAGCACTGGTGCTGTGCCCCACACGTGAGCTGGCAGATCAGGTCACCATTGAGATTCGCCGTTTGGCGCGGGCCGAGGAAAACATCAAGGTCGTCACCCTGTGTGGCGGCGTGGCCCTGCGTGGCCAGCGCGCCTCGCTAGAGCATGGCGCCCACATCGTCGTTGGCACGCCGGGTCGCATCATGGACCACCTTCAGCGCGAGTACCTGAATCTGGACGCGCTCAACACCCTGGTGCTGGACGAAGCGGACCGCATGCTGGACATGGGTTTTGTGGACGACATCACCACCGTCACCAAGCAATGCCCCAAAGAGCGGCAAACCTTGCTGTTTTCGGCCACCTACCCCGAAGGCATTGAAAAGCTGGCCAAGCAATTCATGCGCGACCCGGTGCAAGTCAAGGTTGAGTCCTTGCACACCGAGAGCCTGATCGAGCAGCGTTTTTATGAAGTCACCCGCCACACCAGGCTGGCCACCGTGGCTCAACTCCTGAACCACTTTCGCCCCATCAGCACGCTGGCGTTTTGCAACACCAAACAGCAGTGCAAAGATTTGGTGACCTACCTGCAGGAACAAGGCTTCAACGCCCTGGCCCTGTATGGTGAACTGGAGCAGCGCGAGCGCGACCAGGTGCTGGCCCAGTTTGCCAATCGCAGCTGCTCGGTGTTGGTGGCCACCGATGTGGCCTCACGCGGACTGGACATCAACCAGTTGGAAGCCGTGATCAATGTCGACATCACGCCCGACGCCGAGGTGCATGTGCACCGCATTGGCCGCACTGGCCGCGCGGGCGAGTCTGGTCTGGCCTTGAGCCTGGCTTCCATGAACGAGATGGGTTTTGTTGGCAAGATTGAGCAGTACCAGAACAGCCCGTCGACCTGGCACAAAGTGGAGGACTTGTTGCCCACCGGTGAAGGCCCCCTGCTGCCACCGATGGTGACGCTGCAGATTTTGGGCGGGCGCAAGGAAAAGATTCGCCCCGGCGATGTTTTGGGCGCTTTGACGGCGGACGCTGGCTACACCCGCGAGCAAATTGGCAAGATCAACGTGACCGAATTCACCACCTTTGTGGCGGTGAACCGGGACATTGCGCTACAGGCCATGCAGAAGCTCAACGGCGGCAAGGTCAAGGGCAAAAGCGTAAAAGTACGCCTGCTTTAA
- a CDS encoding M48 family metalloprotease, which produces MRRTWYPLILAPLLLIGCGNAVLNPVSGEAERSVMSEQAEVAEGQKGHQQVLQEYGVVKDARLQAYVNELGQRLAKQSHRNQLQWHFTVLDSPEINAFALPGGYVYVTRGIMAYMEDEADLAGVIGHEIGHVTARHGAQRATRQQDAGLGVLAATLLGAVLESQGMSGAGQMASNVSQSVASGYVASYGREQELQSDQLGAEYLARSNYDPQNMVNVITVLKNQERFAADQARAEGRPVAEGRSWLASHPSNDERLRNITQLAAQYKGRYSNEGRARYLAAINGMDFGETAEQGLTRGRQFYHSSLGIALTAPQGWKIQNAPDKLVVVNGAGDAALILRAAPAQAGRNHEEVIRNLLKPTQGRSDRMVINGLQATHFSGARANAQGQSQAIEATVVSGPGDKTYVLSYAAKDANTLAQARRQIDETRGSFRAMTGSDRAAAQPWNLKTAPYPRGGFAELARRSPLERAEQQLRLINGVYGGGEPQAGQLIKIVQ; this is translated from the coding sequence ATGCGACGCACCTGGTACCCCCTGATATTGGCTCCCCTATTGTTGATCGGCTGTGGCAATGCCGTGCTGAACCCGGTGAGCGGCGAGGCGGAACGCTCCGTCATGAGCGAACAGGCCGAAGTGGCCGAGGGCCAGAAGGGCCACCAGCAGGTGCTGCAGGAGTACGGCGTGGTGAAAGACGCCCGCCTGCAGGCCTATGTCAATGAGCTGGGGCAGCGTTTGGCCAAGCAGTCTCACCGCAATCAATTGCAGTGGCATTTCACCGTGCTGGACAGTCCGGAGATCAATGCCTTTGCTTTGCCCGGAGGCTATGTTTATGTCACCCGCGGCATCATGGCTTATATGGAGGACGAGGCCGATCTGGCCGGCGTGATCGGCCATGAGATCGGCCACGTCACCGCCCGCCATGGTGCACAGCGCGCGACGCGCCAGCAAGACGCAGGTTTGGGCGTGTTGGCGGCCACCCTGCTGGGCGCGGTGCTGGAAAGCCAGGGCATGTCTGGCGCGGGTCAAATGGCCAGTAACGTGTCGCAATCGGTGGCCTCGGGCTACGTCGCATCCTATGGGCGCGAGCAAGAGTTGCAATCCGATCAACTGGGTGCTGAATACCTGGCGCGCAGCAATTACGACCCGCAGAATATGGTCAACGTGATTACAGTGCTCAAAAATCAGGAGCGTTTTGCAGCGGACCAGGCCCGGGCCGAAGGTCGCCCGGTGGCCGAGGGCCGCAGCTGGCTGGCCTCGCACCCCAGCAATGACGAGCGCCTGCGAAATATCACCCAGTTGGCCGCCCAGTACAAAGGACGTTACAGCAACGAAGGGCGCGCGCGCTACCTGGCTGCCATCAACGGCATGGACTTTGGTGAGACCGCCGAGCAGGGGTTGACGCGTGGGCGCCAGTTCTATCATTCGTCATTGGGCATCGCGCTGACCGCCCCGCAGGGCTGGAAGATTCAAAACGCACCTGACAAGCTGGTGGTGGTCAATGGCGCCGGCGACGCAGCCCTGATTCTGAGAGCGGCACCCGCGCAGGCCGGGCGCAATCATGAAGAGGTGATTCGCAATTTACTCAAACCCACCCAAGGGCGCAGCGACCGGATGGTGATCAATGGCCTGCAAGCGACCCATTTCTCCGGCGCGCGTGCCAATGCACAGGGGCAGTCTCAAGCGATTGAGGCCACGGTCGTGAGCGGCCCGGGCGACAAAACCTACGTACTGAGTTATGCCGCCAAAGACGCCAACACCCTAGCCCAGGCACGGCGCCAGATTGACGAGACGCGAGGTTCTTTCCGGGCGATGACCGGCTCGGACCGGGCTGCCGCGCAGCCGTGGAACCTGAAAACCGCGCCCTATCCTCGGGGTGGTTTTGCCGAGTTGGCGCGCCGGTCACCGCTGGAGCGGGCGGAGCAGCAGTTGCGCCTGATCAACGGTGTTTACGGCGGTGGCGAGCCCCAAGCAGGGCAGTTGATCAAAATCGTACAGTAG
- a CDS encoding hemerythrin domain-containing protein: MSNYPKPVSFSALDTCHQQMLEQLKALSALATRIEAEGIDAEAQQQADQIETFFSGTSRAHHAQEEKMVFPPILAGDNDELKATVTTLQQDHGWIEENWIELSPKLRAVASGNSWFEPAELVSQVAIFVALVQNHIALEESTVYPAAKSLGITKNDK; the protein is encoded by the coding sequence ATGTCGAACTACCCCAAACCCGTAAGTTTCTCTGCGCTGGATACCTGCCATCAGCAGATGCTGGAGCAACTCAAAGCGCTGTCGGCGCTGGCTACGCGAATTGAGGCTGAGGGCATCGACGCCGAGGCCCAACAACAAGCCGACCAGATTGAAACCTTTTTCTCCGGTACCTCGCGCGCGCACCACGCGCAGGAAGAGAAGATGGTATTCCCGCCGATTTTGGCTGGCGACAACGACGAACTGAAGGCGACGGTCACAACCCTGCAGCAGGATCACGGCTGGATTGAGGAGAACTGGATTGAACTCTCGCCCAAGTTGCGCGCTGTTGCCTCAGGCAACAGCTGGTTTGAACCGGCTGAGCTGGTGAGTCAGGTGGCCATCTTTGTGGCACTGGTTCAGAACCACATCGCGCTGGAGGAGTCCACGGTGTACCCAGCGGCCAAGTCGCTGGGGATCACAAAGAACGACAAGTAG